The sequence below is a genomic window from Polaribacter vadi.
AAGAAATTTGTCAATAAATTTCTAAACTCTAATTCGTTAAAAATTTCGGTAACTTTCTCAACATCTGGTTGATCTAACGTAAAATCTTTTGCATTAAAAGTTACAGGAACATCCAACATAATTGTTGCCAATTTTTTAGAAAGTAACCCTAGTTCTTTAGCAGTTTCAACTTTCTCTTTCATTTTACCTTTTAGCTGATCTGTATTCTCTAAAAGGTTTTCCATAGAACCAAATTGCGCTAAAAATTTCTTCGCAGTTTTTTCGCCAACTCCAGGCAAACCAGGAATATTATCAGAAGAATCTCCCATCATTCCAAGAAAATCGATGACTTGCAAAGGATCTGTAATTTCAAATTTTGCCAACACTTCAGGAACGCCCCAAATATCATAACCACCTCCAAAACGTGGTTTATACATAAAAATATTTTCGGAAACCAATTGCGCAAAATCTTTATCTGGAGTTACCATAAACGTTTGGTAACCTTCTTTTTCTGCTTGTTTGGAAAGTGTTCCAATCACATCATCTGCCTCAAAACCATCTTTTACCATAATTGGTATGTGCATGGCTTTTAAAATCTCATAAATATATGGGATCGCGTCGTTTATAGGCTCTGGAGTTGCATCTCTATTTGCTTTGTATTCTGTAAACATTTCAACTCTGTCTACACTGCCACCTTTGTCAAAACATACTGCTAAATGATCTGGTCTTTCACGTTTAATAACGTCTAAAAGCGAGTTCATAAAACCCATAATTGCAGAAGTATCGAGTCCTTTTGAATTAATTCTTGGGTTCTTTATAAATGCGTAATATCCACGAAAAATTAATGCGTATGCATCAACTAAAAAAAGTCTTTTTTGATCTGCCATTTTATCTATAATTCTAAAAAGATAAAACTACAAAAAACTGTATAAAATTAGGCTTTATATGTTGATGATTTTAATGAGAATGTTTGTTGCAATTATTGGCACGATTCATATTTTTTTTTAAATGATAAAGAGGTTTCTTGAACAAATTTGTAAACTATTAAAAAAACCTGAATTATTAAATTGAAAAAATATAAACTTTTGAAAGTTTTGGAACTTGTTGTTATTGAATAATTTTTTCTTTTAAATCCATTCTTTCGTGCAATATTCTGGTAATTTCCACATAATTTTCATGTAATGTTCTATAGAAAATTATGTGTCGATTTATTTTCATTCCTAGAAGTGAATCGGTTATGCCTTGATAATTTTTGCCCAATTCTGGATTGTTGGCTATTTCTTGGCAACTAGTAATTAAACGATCATAGTATTTGTCGGCTTGTTTTTCTGACCAAACTTCAAATGTATATTCCCAAATTTTTGATAAATCTTCAACAGCTTTATTTGTTAATTTATATTCGGCCATTCGAATATTTTTTCGCTTTTAAGGTTTCAAGATGTTTTTTTGAATCAAAATCGTGAGCAATTTCACTATCAATTCCCTCTTGAATTGCATTTTTTAAAGCAATTACTCTACTTTCTTCTTCTTCTAAAAGTCTTAAACCTGCACGTATAACTTCACTAACGTTTTTAAACCTTCCTTCTTTTACGCTGCTTTGCACAAATTCATCAAAATAATTTCCTAGTGATATGGATGTATTTTTATTCATTGTAGTAAAATTTATTTCAAATATACCAAAAATTGGTATGTTTTCAAAATTGCTTAAAATTTTTCAAATATTAATGTTCGAGAATTCGTAACATCAATTTAAAAATAAACTAACTTTTATATTCCACAGATTTCAATCCTTTTTGAAAAGGAGCTTTTAATTGATATAAAATGTCTTCTGATTTTTTTGCGTCTAAAATGTCAACTCCATACACAATGTCTTTGGTGTCTTGATACATAAAAGTGCCAAAAATTCTATCCCAAAAAGAAAAGATATTTCCAAAGTTGGTATCTGTCCAAGGCATTACATGATGATGATGGAATTTGTGTGTATTTGGCGAAATAAAAACATAGCTAATAGCTTTGTCTAATTTGGCTGGTAAACTAATATCTGCATGCGAAAAATAGGTAAAAAGAACCGTTAAAATTCGGTACATTAAATAATAGGAAACAGGCAAACCAGCAATTAAAACGCCAAGCAAAGCAAAGGTTTCTCTAAAAATAAAATCGATGGGATGATGTCTTGTTCCAGAAGTTACATCTACATGTGTATCACTATGATGTACTGTGTGAAAACGCCACATAAAAGGAATTTTGTGCAATAAAACGTGCACTAAATATTGTGAGGTAAAATCCAGAATCATAATTGCTAAAATGATTTCTACCCAAACAGGGAAATCAACCATATGTAGTAACCCAAAATTTGTGGTATCAATCCAAAGAAAAACGCCAACAGTTAGCAACCCAAAAATAACATTAATGAGCATTGTAGAAAGTAGTAAAACGAAATTAGTTTTAGCATGTTTCCATTTGTTGTATTGATGTTTTTTAAGGGGATAAACGCCTTCTAAAATCCAGAAAACAGATAAACAACCCACAATCCAAATAAACTTTTGTAAGCTAGTTAGGTTTTCGAAAAAAACAACAATATTATCAATCATTTTCTATAAAATAAGATTATAAATTTACTAAAAAATTTAACAGGAGCTTAAAAACCTTTGATTTTTTAACAGTTACCTTTGTCCACATTTAAAAAAAATAAATATGCCTCGTTGGTTAATTCCAGTTCTTATTGTGCTCATTTTAATTGTTTCTGTAGAAATTTATACGTTTCAAGCTTTCAAAACAATTTCCAAAAGTAAATTAATACGATTCTCTTACATAGCAATTAGTGTTGCTGTGTATATGTATTTTTTCATCACCATTTTAACCTACGATAGAAGTAAAGGACAAACTCCAGAGTTTCAAATGGCAATGGGAATTTTACTTTCTTTTTCAATTCCTAAATTAGTAATTGTATTTGTACTTTTTGGTGAAGATATGTATCGATGGGTTTTGAAATTGTTTTCGGTAATTTCAAGTTCAGAAACGCAATCTTTGGTTGGAAGAAGAAAATTTGTATCGCAAATTGCTTTGGGATTAGCAGCAATTCCTTTTGCGTCTTTTATCTATGGAATCATTCAAGGAAAATATAATTATAAGGTGATAAAATATCAACTTTCTTTTGATGATTTACCAACAGCTTTTGATGGTTATACAATAACGCAAATTTCAGATATTCATTCAGGAAGTTTTACCAATAAAGAAAAAATACAATATGGTGTTGATTTAATTAATGAGCAAAAATCTGATTTGATGTTATTTACAGGTGATATTGTAAATAATAAAGCTGATGAAATGGATAATTGGATTGATGTTTTTAAGCAATTAGAAGCTAAAGAAGGCAAATTTGCCATTTTAGGAAACCATGATTATGGAGATTATATGGATTGGAATTCGCCTCAAGATAAAATTGATAATTTTCAAAGAGTAAAAGAAATTCACAAAAAAATAGGGTTTGATTTATTGTTAGATGAACACAGATATTTAGAAAAAGATGGACAAAAAATAGCCTTAGTTGGTGTCGAAAATTGGGGAAAAGGTTTTAACCAAGCAGGAGATTTGCAGCGAGCATCATCAAAAATAAAAAAAGAAGATTTTAAAATTTTAATGAGTCACGATCCAAGTCATTGGCAAGAAAAGGTAAAAATGGACGATTTTAATTATCATTTAACGCTAAGTGGTCATACACATGGTTTGCAAATGGGGATTGAAATTCCTGGTTTTTTAAAATGGAGTCCCTCTCAATTTGTGTACAAACAATGGGCAGGTTTGTATCAAGAATTTGGCAGATATATAAATGTAAACAGAGGTTTTGGGTATCATGCTTTTCCTGGAAGAGTTGGTATTTGGCCAGAAATTACAGTTATAGAATTGAAAAAAGCTTGATAATCAGCTTATTTGATGAGAATTATTATATTTGTAATAACAAGATTTAAATAGGTGTTAGTTTTATACGTTTAAAAATATTTAATTATGACAAAATTCGGAGAATTAATTAGTGCTGAAACACCAGTTTTAATCGATTTTTATTCAGATTGGAATGCTATTGATAACAACGTAGATACTTTAAGAAATGTTGCTGCTGCTTTGGGTGAAAAAGCCAAAGTAATTAAAATTGACATCAAAAAAAACGAAACCTTAGCAGATGCCTTGCGTGTAAAAGGAAATCCAACATTTATGATTTATAAAAATGGCGAAATGAAATGGCGTCAAACAGGTTTTCAAGACGCAAATACGTTAATCAATTTGGTTCGAAAATATTTTTAAAACTCCATTTATGGAAAATGATTTGAATCCACTAAAAACTGAATACATAGAAACCGAAAAGAAATCAATATTTTTAAAATCGATTTCTATTTTATTTAGTATGATTTTTTTGCTTTTTCCATTAGCTGAAATTGTAACTGAATTTGATTATAATTATATCGTTTCTTATCCTAGTTATTCTTGTGCGATGGATTTTCAGTTAGAAGTCTTATCGTTTAAACCAATAAATTAATTTTCATTCCATTTTAAAAATAAAAGCCGAACAAGCATTAAATCTTTTTTAACGCCCAAATAAATATATTTGATTATAAAAATTTTTCGAAAAACTATTTTTTTCCTTTTAAAATCAATAAAGGAACATTTGTATAAAATTCTTCTTTTAAGATAGTATTCTTTTCCCAAAGCTTTTTAAAGAAACCTCTTTTTCGTCTAAAAACACATAACATATCAGGATTATGAGTTTTTATATGCTCTAAAACTCCTTGAAAAGTAGTTGCATTTTCAGTAACGGTTAAGGTAGCTTGTAATTTCTCTAAATCCTTATGAATCACTAAATCTTCTTGTTCGTAATTTGGAGTTTTTACCAACAATAAATTTACTTGAGTATTAAACTTTTTAACAATGTTTTGCAAAGGATTTAAAGCTGTTTTGCTTTTTAAAATACCAGATTTAAAGGCTAATAAAACATTTTTAATGGGTGCGTATTTATAATCTTCAGGTACTGTTAATAAAGGTACATCTGTTTGTTTTACAATGCTTCCAGCTGTTTTTCCTAAAAATATTTCTTCTTTTATAGAGTTGCTTTTTGCGCCAACAATAATTAAATCGATTCCTAATTCATCATCAATAGATAAAATACTGTCAACTACAGAGCCTCTTGCCGAAATTAATTTAATATCTACATTTTTTTTATCTACAGAATTTACCATCGTTCGCAAATACAAATTAGTTTCACGTTCAATAATATTGTTTACGTTTATCATAGTGCCCATTTTAGTTGGTGCACTATAAGCTCTAAAAACAAAAACTTTTGCGTTTGTTTCAGCTGCAAAATCGATTGCATATTGTAATGTATTTTGAGCGTTTTCTGTAAATCCGATAGGAACTAAAATGTTTTGCATAGTAATATTTTTTAAACCACAAAGTTACTAATTTTTCAGCAAGTAATATTTTTTCTCATTTTTTAGAACTGTACATTTGTGAAAATTATTTTTTTGAATACAGATATTAGTTTTAAACGAATTAACAAGCTTGCAATTCCTGCTTTAATTGCTGGTATTGCAGAACCTTTATTGTCCATTACAGATACTGCAATTATTGGTAATATTAATGAAAATGCTACAGAAAGCTTGGCTGCTGTTGGTATTGTTGGCGCTTATATTTCTATGCTAATTTGGGTTTTTGGACAAATAAGAAGTGCTATTTCATCTATAATTTCTCAATATGTTGGCGCTAATAAATTAGATGAAATAAAAACATTACCAGCACAAGCTATTGCAATTATTGTAGTTTGTAGTTTATTGGTTGTGGCTGTTTCTTATCCTTTTGCAAAGCAAATATTCCAATTTTATAATGCTTCAGGACAAGTGTTAACCTATTGCATTACTTATTTTAAAATTAGAATTTTTGGGTTCCCTTTTTCTTTATTTGTATTCGCAATTTTTGGCATTTTTAGAGGTTTGCAAAACACATTTTACCCAATGATAATTGCCATTATTGGAGCTTTGTTAAATATTGTATTAGATCTTGCTTTTGTTTATGGAATAGAAGGTTTTATAGAACCCATGTATATTGAAGGAGCTGCATATGCAAGTGTAATTGCTCAAATTACAATGGCAATATTATCGATTCTTTTGTTGATTAAAAAAACAGATATTTCTTTAAAAATAGAAACAAAACTTCATCAAGAAATTCCTAAATTATTGGGCATGATTGGCAATCTTTTTATAAGAACAATTGCTTTAAATACAGCATTATATTTTGCAACTGCTTATGCTACAGGTTATGGAAAAGAGTACATTGCAGCCTACACAATTGGTTTAAATATTTGGTTGTTAGGTGCTTTTATGGTTGATGGATATTCGAGTGCTGGGAATATTTTAGCAGGAAAATTATTAGGCGCAAAAGAGTATAAAACACTACTTCTTTTAAGTACTAATCTAATTAAATACGGTTTGATAACAGGAATTATCATAGCTACTTTTGGGTTTTTGTTTTATAATTTTATCGGTCAAATTTTTACCAAAGAACCTTTAGTTTTAGAACAATTTTATCACGTTTTTTGGATTGTTATTTTAACTCAACCCATAAGTGCTATTACCTTTATTTTTGATGGAATGTTTAAAGGAATGGGTTTCATGAAATATTTAAGAAATGTTTTAATTTTTTCTACAGGCTTTGTTTTTATCCCAACTTTGTTGTTTTTCGATTGGTTAGATTATAAGTTAGTCGCCATTTGGATTGCTTTTACTTTATGGATTTTAGCAAGAGGAATTCCTTTAATTATTAAATTTAGACGTACATTTTTACCACTGGCTAATTCCTAAAGCTACTTTGCAGACACTTTTTATTTAACTATATTTACTATTAAATCATTCTAATTATGACAATAAAAAAAATAATCTTTATACTTTTTTTAGGCACGCTTATTGTAGCTTGTAAAAAAGAAAAATCATTAGAAGAGTATATGACAGATTCTTGGCAAACAACTTATTTAAAGTTAGAAATGCCAACATACGAGAAATCTGATTCTTTATATGTTTTTGAAGATAAATTTGATAAAAATCCAACATTAATTGCACAGTCTATTTACCATAAAG
It includes:
- a CDS encoding metallophosphoesterase, with translation MPRWLIPVLIVLILIVSVEIYTFQAFKTISKSKLIRFSYIAISVAVYMYFFITILTYDRSKGQTPEFQMAMGILLSFSIPKLVIVFVLFGEDMYRWVLKLFSVISSSETQSLVGRRKFVSQIALGLAAIPFASFIYGIIQGKYNYKVIKYQLSFDDLPTAFDGYTITQISDIHSGSFTNKEKIQYGVDLINEQKSDLMLFTGDIVNNKADEMDNWIDVFKQLEAKEGKFAILGNHDYGDYMDWNSPQDKIDNFQRVKEIHKKIGFDLLLDEHRYLEKDGQKIALVGVENWGKGFNQAGDLQRASSKIKKEDFKILMSHDPSHWQEKVKMDDFNYHLTLSGHTHGLQMGIEIPGFLKWSPSQFVYKQWAGLYQEFGRYINVNRGFGYHAFPGRVGIWPEITVIELKKA
- a CDS encoding type II toxin-antitoxin system RelE/ParE family toxin, with amino-acid sequence MAEYKLTNKAVEDLSKIWEYTFEVWSEKQADKYYDRLITSCQEIANNPELGKNYQGITDSLLGMKINRHIIFYRTLHENYVEITRILHERMDLKEKIIQ
- a CDS encoding sterol desaturase family protein yields the protein MIDNIVVFFENLTSLQKFIWIVGCLSVFWILEGVYPLKKHQYNKWKHAKTNFVLLLSTMLINVIFGLLTVGVFLWIDTTNFGLLHMVDFPVWVEIILAIMILDFTSQYLVHVLLHKIPFMWRFHTVHHSDTHVDVTSGTRHHPIDFIFRETFALLGVLIAGLPVSYYLMYRILTVLFTYFSHADISLPAKLDKAISYVFISPNTHKFHHHHVMPWTDTNFGNIFSFWDRIFGTFMYQDTKDIVYGVDILDAKKSEDILYQLKAPFQKGLKSVEYKS
- a CDS encoding MATE family efflux transporter, whose product is MNTDISFKRINKLAIPALIAGIAEPLLSITDTAIIGNINENATESLAAVGIVGAYISMLIWVFGQIRSAISSIISQYVGANKLDEIKTLPAQAIAIIVVCSLLVVAVSYPFAKQIFQFYNASGQVLTYCITYFKIRIFGFPFSLFVFAIFGIFRGLQNTFYPMIIAIIGALLNIVLDLAFVYGIEGFIEPMYIEGAAYASVIAQITMAILSILLLIKKTDISLKIETKLHQEIPKLLGMIGNLFIRTIALNTALYFATAYATGYGKEYIAAYTIGLNIWLLGAFMVDGYSSAGNILAGKLLGAKEYKTLLLLSTNLIKYGLITGIIIATFGFLFYNFIGQIFTKEPLVLEQFYHVFWIVILTQPISAITFIFDGMFKGMGFMKYLRNVLIFSTGFVFIPTLLFFDWLDYKLVAIWIAFTLWILARGIPLIIKFRRTFLPLANS
- a CDS encoding universal stress protein; translation: MQNILVPIGFTENAQNTLQYAIDFAAETNAKVFVFRAYSAPTKMGTMINVNNIIERETNLYLRTMVNSVDKKNVDIKLISARGSVVDSILSIDDELGIDLIIVGAKSNSIKEEIFLGKTAGSIVKQTDVPLLTVPEDYKYAPIKNVLLAFKSGILKSKTALNPLQNIVKKFNTQVNLLLVKTPNYEQEDLVIHKDLEKLQATLTVTENATTFQGVLEHIKTHNPDMLCVFRRKRGFFKKLWEKNTILKEEFYTNVPLLILKGKK
- a CDS encoding thioredoxin family protein, which translates into the protein MTKFGELISAETPVLIDFYSDWNAIDNNVDTLRNVAAALGEKAKVIKIDIKKNETLADALRVKGNPTFMIYKNGEMKWRQTGFQDANTLINLVRKYF
- a CDS encoding type II toxin-antitoxin system ParD family antitoxin, which translates into the protein MNKNTSISLGNYFDEFVQSSVKEGRFKNVSEVIRAGLRLLEEEESRVIALKNAIQEGIDSEIAHDFDSKKHLETLKAKKYSNGRI